ATCCCGATCCCGTACGGGGGTCCCGCGAAAATGGGAAGGCGATGGAGGGGCGTCTTCGAAACGAGCGTCTCGAACTTCCGGACGATCGGCACGAGGACGAAGATTCCCCAGACGCCGTACACGATCGAGGGGATCGCCGCGAGGAGCTCCGTCAGGAACGCCAGCGGCCGGCGGAACCGGTTCGCCGAGATCTCGGAGACGAAGATCGCGATCCCGAGCGCGATCGGCGTCGCGAACACGATCGCGAAGACCGACGAATACACGGTTCCCCAGATGAACGGCAGCGCTCCGAACTCCCCCGAGACGGGGTCCCAGTCGGAGGTCCTCCAGAAATTCCAGCCGAACTTCCGGATCGGGAGGGTCGAATTCCGGAAGAGCTCGAAGCCGATCGCGGCCACGACGAGGAGGACCAGCAGAGCGAAGAGCGCGGTCCCGAGACGGAACCCGCCGTCGTCGCGCTCGCGACGGCGGCGGGTCCGACGAAGAAGGGAACGACGCCTCATCGACGAGGGGAAGGCAGGGCGATCCTCACTTCACCCGCGCCAGGGCCGCTTCCTCGAGGGTCACGACCTGAGGCGGCAGCGGGGCGTACGCGAGCTCCGGGCAGTACCTCTGCCCGTCGTGGAGCATCCAGTGGACGAAGTCCGTCAGGATCTTGCCCTTCGTCTTGTCCTTCTGGTTCTGGTAGACGAGGAGCCAGGTGAACGAGGAGATCGGATAGGAATCCGGCCCGGGGGCATTCGTGATCGAGACCCGGAAATCCTTCGGCATCGCGTTGGCCGCGCCGGCGGCCGCGGCGGTCACGCCCGCGAGGGACGCCTTCAGGAACCGTCCCGACATGTTCTGCACGAGACCGAAGTCGATCTTGTTCTGGATCGCGTAGATCAGCTCGACGTACCCGATCGAGCCCGGCTGCTGCTTGACCTGTCCGGCCACGCCCTCGTTCCCCTTGCCACCGACGCCGACGGGCCACTTGAGGGACGTGTTCACGCCGACTCTCTTCCTCCACTCGGGCGAAACCTTCGCGAGATAATCCGCCCAGATGTAGGTCGTGCCCGAGCCGTCGGCGCGGTGGACGCAGGCGATGTCCGTGGCCGGCAGCCTGACCCCCGGGTTCAGAGCGGTGATCGCCCGGTCGTTCCACTTCGTGATCTTCCCGAGATAGATGTCGGCGAGCACCGGTCCGGTGAACTTGAGCTCCGCCTCGACCCCCGGGATGCTGTACACCGGTACGACCGCGCCCATCACGGTCGGGAAGTGCATGATCCCGGGAGCGCCCTGCATCTGCTCCGGCGTCATCGGACCGTCGGACGCTCCGAAGTCGACCGTTCGCTCGGTGATCTGCCGGATGCCGCCGCCCGAGCCGATCGACTGGTAGTTGATCTGCACGTTGGGATGGATCTTGTGGTACTCGGAAAACCACTTGGAATAGATCGGGTACGGGAACGTGGCGCCCGCGCCGTTCAGCTGGATCGTCTGCGCGCCGGCCGGGAGAGCCGCGGCCGCGGCGACCACGGCGGCGGCGAGAAGATTGGCGACGGGATTCCTCATTTTCCTCTCCTCAATCGAAAGCGTGAAATCGCACTTTGAAATCTGCTTTAAATTCGAGTGAACTAGAACGTAAACTGCGTGTGAAGCGCCCAGCGCTCCTCCTTCGGCTTCCCGAGCTCGGCGTCGTACTTCACCTGCTCGTAGTCGGCCATCAGCGTCGCGGCGACTCCCTTCATCACCGGGAACCAGTAGGCCACGCCGGCGATCGTGCGCTTCTTCTTCGCGCTCACGTCCTTGTTCGGCTTGAGCTCGTCGTAGCGCAGGAGCCCTTCGAGACCGAACGTCGTCCGCGGCGTCGCCCAGGCGGACCAGCCCTGGCCGTTCACGTCCGCCGCGGAGGGCGTCTTCTGGTCTTTCGTATCGACCCAGTCGAAACCGGCGTTGACGTACTTGTATTCGAACGTCGCGTTGGCGAGGAAACGCTGCTTCTTCGCATCCTTCACGTAGTCGTCGCCGTCGTAGAAGACCGCGAGCCGAAGCCCCCGGAGGACGTCGACGCCGGGCGCCGGACGGATCGAGAGGCGCGCCTGGAACGCTTTCTGGTCGTTGGCCGCGCTCTGGTCCGCCTGGCTGCCGTACCCCTCGCCGTTGTAGACGCCGAGGTGAATGTCCCCGTAGCTGGAAGGAAGCTCGTAGTGGCCGGCGATCGCGTAGTCGGACGACGTGAGAATCGACTCGCGGTCCACGAAGACGGGGCCCTGGAAACGGTAGCGGTAGATCCCTTCCTCGTAGTCGATCCACGGCGTCGTCTGGAGACCGATCCGCGCCCAGGTGCCCTTGCCGATCCACTCGTCGAAGTTGATCTGGCCGTAGGCGTACTTGAGACGAACGACGCTCGAGCCGAAGAGCGCCGGGTCGTTGGAATTCGTGTCGGCCCGGACGTCCGTCGTGATCCGGGCGGAGAGCATGTGGGAGATGTTCGCGAGAACGTTGACGTAGGCGCGGCTGACGTTGAAGGAGTTCGGATGGATCGTGTTTCCCGCGGAGTCGGCCGTCGTGGGTTTGTCCGTGTACGTGTAGTCCGCGAAGATGACGCCGCCGACCTTGAAGCTGGGCGTGTCGTCGACGGGGTCGTACCCCTTCGCGGGCGTGACCTGCGCCCGGGCGCTTCCCGCCAGGAAGACCGCCGCGAGCGCCGCGGCGGGCAGAGCCATCCTGAAGTTGCTTCGCATCGAGTTTCTCCTCCTTTTCGAGGAGGAAATGTATGGGGGATCGGTTTTCGAAAAAAGAAGAGCATGTAAATTCGGCATGAAGGGGGGAATCCGCCGACGGCGGCGAGCGGCGCCGGCGACCTGCATTTCCCGCCGGGCGCCTTCTCTTTTCCCCCCTCTCTCCGGTTTCCCCCGCTCTCTCCGGCGCGCGGATCGGGAAAAGGTTTTTGCCGGTCAGGCGGGCGGGCGGAGCGAGCCGGGCGTTTCCGCGTCGCGCGCGAACGCGGGCCGGATGCGGCGGACGACCTCCCAGGCGGCGTGGCCGGCGAGCGACCCCGCCGGCCGCTGCTGCGACCAGGCGACCGAGAGGCGAAAGCCCGACTCGACGAACAGATAGACGCCGAACAGCAGGACCGTCTCGGGAAGCGGGAGGAGCACGGTCCCGGCAATCGCGCGGATCGTCAGCGAGAAGGTGCAGAGGAATCCGAACACGAAGAGCGGGAGGG
The window above is part of the Thermoanaerobaculia bacterium genome. Proteins encoded here:
- the pstC gene encoding phosphate ABC transporter permease subunit PstC, coding for MRRRSLLRRTRRRRERDDGGFRLGTALFALLVLLVVAAIGFELFRNSTLPIRKFGWNFWRTSDWDPVSGEFGALPFIWGTVYSSVFAIVFATPIALGIAIFVSEISANRFRRPLAFLTELLAAIPSIVYGVWGIFVLVPIVRKFETLVSKTPLHRLPIFAGPPYGIGMLSAGLILTIMVVPFISSVSREVLRAVPLTQREAAYALGATRWEAIKVALRCGRTGIFGAIILGFGRAFGETMAVTMVIGNNPQASLSLFAPQYSMAAVIANEFSEATGDLYLQALTEIGLVLFVITLVINVLSRVLIWSTGRAPKRRIEPASAAAAAPEAA
- a CDS encoding porin, encoding MRSNFRMALPAAALAAVFLAGSARAQVTPAKGYDPVDDTPSFKVGGVIFADYTYTDKPTTADSAGNTIHPNSFNVSRAYVNVLANISHMLSARITTDVRADTNSNDPALFGSSVVRLKYAYGQINFDEWIGKGTWARIGLQTTPWIDYEEGIYRYRFQGPVFVDRESILTSSDYAIAGHYELPSSYGDIHLGVYNGEGYGSQADQSAANDQKAFQARLSIRPAPGVDVLRGLRLAVFYDGDDYVKDAKKQRFLANATFEYKYVNAGFDWVDTKDQKTPSAADVNGQGWSAWATPRTTFGLEGLLRYDELKPNKDVSAKKKRTIAGVAYWFPVMKGVAATLMADYEQVKYDAELGKPKEERWALHTQFTF
- the pstS gene encoding phosphate ABC transporter substrate-binding protein PstS, which codes for MRNPVANLLAAAVVAAAAALPAGAQTIQLNGAGATFPYPIYSKWFSEYHKIHPNVQINYQSIGSGGGIRQITERTVDFGASDGPMTPEQMQGAPGIMHFPTVMGAVVPVYSIPGVEAELKFTGPVLADIYLGKITKWNDRAITALNPGVRLPATDIACVHRADGSGTTYIWADYLAKVSPEWRKRVGVNTSLKWPVGVGGKGNEGVAGQVKQQPGSIGYVELIYAIQNKIDFGLVQNMSGRFLKASLAGVTAAAAGAANAMPKDFRVSITNAPGPDSYPISSFTWLLVYQNQKDKTKGKILTDFVHWMLHDGQRYCPELAYAPLPPQVVTLEEAALARVK